A single region of the Glycine max cultivar Williams 82 chromosome 20, Glycine_max_v4.0, whole genome shotgun sequence genome encodes:
- the LOC100789367 gene encoding zinc-finger homeodomain protein 2 produces MEFKQHEETELRMPTPTASHDDFGIPPSSQGEEELVAAVIPVVIPVTPTPPTLAQNNDNEKYHECLKNHTIKTGVHTLDGCIKFLPLGEEGTLDALKCLVCNCHRNFHRKETPNDTYLVPYYYHHSSLPLAAYYGEQVGYPRVQGQQCTTLALPSRSRGSGGAQSSREDMEAVSDPTSGATPHGGSNKKRFRTRFTQEQKEKMLAFVEKLGWRILKHDDSVVQEFCAQTSIQPHVLKVWVHNNKHTLGKKL; encoded by the coding sequence ATGGAGTTTAAGCAACATGAGGAAACTGAGTTGAGGATGCCCACACCAACAGCGAGTCACGACGACTTCGGAATACCGCCCTCAAGTCAAGGTGAAGAGGAGCTAGTGGCGGCGGTGATACCAGTGGTGATTCCAGTGACCCCTACACCACCCACCCTGGCTCAAAACAACGACAATGAGAAGTATCATGAGTGCCTTAAGAACCACACCATCAAAACTGGCGTCCACACACTTGATGGATGCATCAAGTTCTTGCCTCTAGGCGAGGAGGGAACCCTGGATGCGCTAAAATGCCTCGTGTGCAACTGCCACCGAAACTTCCATCGTAAGGAGACCCCTAATGACACCTACCTGGTGCCTTACTACTACCACCACTCGTCGTTGCCGTTGGCAGCATACTATGGGGAGCAGGTGGGCTACCCCCGTGTGCAAGGGCAACAATGCACCACACTGGCACTCCCCTCCAGGTCAAGGGGTAGTGGTGGGGCCCAGTCCTCGAGGGAGGACATGGAAGCAGTGTCAGACCCAACGAGTGGTGCCACTCCTCATGGCGGGTCCAACAAGAAGCGTTTCAGGACTAGGTTCACCCAAGAGCAAAAGGAGAAGATGTTGGCCTTTGTAGAAAAGCTTGGCTGGAGGATTCTAAAGCACGATGATAGTGTTGTGCAGGAGTTTTGTGCCCAAACTAGCATCCAACCTCATGTGCTTAAGGTGTGGGTGCACAACAACAAGCACACCTTAGGTAAGAAGCTctag